In Acidobacteriota bacterium, one DNA window encodes the following:
- a CDS encoding DNA-3-methyladenine glycosylase 2 family protein, whose translation MPHLCVRGAIRQNLWADSSSNESELDQHNVTLPSVDKHAPYPFDHRKALRALRASDAKMAALIAAVGPFRMPLERHEHPYESLFHSIQYQQLHGKAAAAILARVKEQIGGGGYPAPRVLLAASDEALRGAGLSRQKIAALRDLADKTIAGTVPGWEAIQRLGDEEVIERLTQVRGVGVWTVHMLLIFRLGRPDVWPTLDYGVRHGYQLAYRKRRMPTPKELEKVGEKWRPYRSVAAWYFWQRVHLERGGK comes from the coding sequence ATGCCGCACTTGTGCGTTCGCGGCGCGATCCGGCAGAACTTGTGGGCGGATTCGTCGTCAAACGAAAGTGAACTTGACCAGCATAATGTAACATTACCAAGCGTGGACAAGCATGCTCCCTATCCGTTTGATCACCGTAAGGCCTTGCGGGCGCTGCGGGCGAGCGATGCGAAGATGGCGGCGCTGATTGCGGCGGTGGGACCGTTCCGGATGCCGCTGGAGCGCCATGAGCATCCGTACGAGTCGCTGTTTCATTCGATTCAGTACCAGCAGTTGCACGGCAAAGCGGCGGCGGCGATTCTGGCGCGAGTGAAGGAGCAGATTGGCGGCGGCGGATATCCGGCTCCGCGCGTGTTGTTGGCCGCGAGCGATGAGGCGCTACGCGGGGCGGGGTTGTCACGGCAGAAGATTGCGGCACTGCGGGATTTGGCGGATAAGACCATCGCCGGCACTGTGCCGGGCTGGGAGGCGATTCAGCGGCTTGGCGATGAAGAGGTTATCGAGCGGCTGACACAGGTGCGGGGCGTGGGCGTGTGGACGGTACACATGCTGTTGATTTTCCGTCTGGGACGGCCGGATGTGTGGCCGACGCTGGACTACGGCGTGCGGCACGGGTATCAGCTTGCCTATCGCAAGCGGCGCATGCCGACGCCAAAGGAACTGGAGAAGGTGGGCGAGAAGTGGCGGCCGTATCGCAGCGTGGCGGCGTGGTACTTCTGGCAGAGGGTGCATTTAGAGCGCGGGGGCAAATAG
- a CDS encoding amidohydrolase, translated as MRVLRCSLVALAMTAFALAQGRQHPVAMPQGQPAAAPPTAIIEASAVITGRGNELHNTRILVQDGRIAAIGPDVTSPGAVVYDLRGQTVLPGFIDVHEHLTRHFGSNGNADDPRESQQQRTLGVVNNLWVTLMAGFTTVQSVGEPQDLVLRQYVQQGIIPGPRILTSYQDIYGSPYVGDDTTLRAKVDMLKYEGADLVKIFASDSIRDGANPILTLHQLQVLCGEARRVGLRTLVHAYRGSVHNAIAAGCTEVEHGTYGTQADLTFMAQKGVYFDPQIGLVIQNYIEHQKQFFGNGDYDASGFARMKQAMAINDKLFQEAVHTPGLKVVMGTDAVAGAFGHQEEEIIARIKLGQPAMDALDAATSLNAESLSLGSKIGTLAPGYRANIIAVAGDPLANPDFLRKVSFVMKDGTVYKDAVAPSSHPE; from the coding sequence ATGAGAGTTCTCCGCTGCTCCCTTGTAGCTTTGGCCATGACTGCCTTCGCGCTGGCGCAGGGACGCCAGCACCCCGTCGCCATGCCGCAGGGCCAGCCTGCTGCCGCGCCACCCACCGCCATCATAGAGGCCAGCGCGGTGATTACCGGCCGCGGCAACGAGCTGCACAACACCCGCATTCTCGTGCAAGACGGCCGCATCGCCGCCATCGGCCCTGACGTGACCTCGCCCGGCGCGGTGGTCTACGATCTGCGCGGCCAAACCGTCCTGCCCGGTTTCATCGACGTCCACGAGCACCTCACGCGCCACTTCGGCTCCAACGGCAACGCTGACGATCCGCGCGAGTCCCAACAGCAGCGCACGCTCGGTGTGGTCAACAATCTCTGGGTAACGCTCATGGCTGGTTTCACCACCGTGCAAAGCGTAGGCGAACCCCAAGACTTGGTCCTCCGCCAATACGTCCAGCAAGGCATCATCCCCGGCCCGCGCATTCTGACTTCCTATCAGGATATTTACGGCTCACCTTACGTCGGCGACGACACCACGCTGCGCGCCAAGGTCGATATGCTCAAGTACGAGGGCGCCGACTTGGTCAAGATCTTCGCCTCTGACAGCATCCGCGACGGTGCCAACCCCATCCTCACGCTGCACCAGCTTCAGGTCCTCTGCGGCGAAGCCCGGCGCGTCGGATTGCGCACTCTGGTCCACGCCTACCGCGGCTCAGTCCACAACGCCATTGCCGCCGGCTGCACCGAAGTTGAGCACGGCACCTACGGCACCCAGGCCGACCTCACGTTCATGGCGCAAAAGGGCGTTTACTTCGACCCGCAGATCGGCTTGGTCATTCAGAACTACATAGAACACCAAAAGCAGTTCTTCGGCAATGGCGACTATGACGCTTCCGGCTTCGCCCGGATGAAGCAGGCGATGGCCATCAACGACAAGCTGTTTCAGGAGGCGGTCCACACACCCGGCCTGAAAGTCGTAATGGGCACGGATGCGGTCGCCGGCGCGTTTGGCCATCAGGAAGAGGAAATCATCGCCCGCATCAAACTGGGTCAGCCCGCAATGGACGCCCTGGATGCCGCTACTTCGCTTAACGCCGAATCCCTAAGCCTCGGTAGCAAGATCGGCACGCTCGCGCCGGGCTACCGCGCCAACATCATCGCCGTCGCCGGCGATCCGCTTGCCAACCCCGACTTCCTTAGAAAGGTGTCATTTGTGATGAAAGACGGTACGGTTTACAAGGATGCGGTTGCACCCTCGTCGCATCCGGAGTAG